In Candidatus Contubernalis alkalaceticus, the following proteins share a genomic window:
- the jag gene encoding RNA-binding cell elongation regulator Jag/EloR: protein MKTVENTGKTIEEAIELGLEQLGIKRENAEIEILSEPSQGFFGLIGARAAKVRISVKKLPAEYARDFIYELTKKMGLDNVKVEIEKQNENTVYLEIVGDNLGILIGKRGQTLNSMQYLTNLVVNRQFNEFTRVMIDIEKYRQRREKTLRMLAENLAHKVTRGKRNIVLEPMIPQERRIIHTALQNNSYVSTYSQGDEPFRKVVITLRRTGENTSSK, encoded by the coding sequence ATGAAAACAGTTGAAAATACCGGGAAGACAATTGAAGAAGCAATTGAGTTAGGTTTGGAACAATTGGGAATTAAAAGAGAAAATGCAGAAATCGAGATATTATCTGAACCCAGTCAGGGGTTTTTCGGATTAATTGGAGCTCGCGCTGCAAAGGTTAGAATTAGTGTGAAAAAACTTCCCGCTGAATATGCCCGGGATTTTATATATGAATTAACCAAAAAAATGGGACTAGATAATGTTAAGGTTGAGATAGAAAAACAAAATGAAAATACAGTATACTTAGAAATAGTAGGGGATAATTTGGGTATACTAATTGGAAAAAGAGGACAGACCCTAAATTCAATGCAGTATCTGACAAATTTAGTGGTGAATCGACAATTTAATGAGTTTACCCGGGTAATGATCGATATAGAAAAATATAGACAGCGCAGGGAAAAAACCCTACGAATGCTGGCAGAGAATTTGGCACACAAAGTTACCAGAGGAAAAAGAAATATTGTACTGGAACCAATGATTCCACAGGAAAGAAGAATTATCCATACCGCACTTCAAAATAATTCATACGTTTCAACCTACAGCCAGGGAGACGAACCATTTAGAAAAGTAGTTATTACCTTAAGAAGAACGGGAGAAAACACCAGTTCAAAGTAA